One segment of Arthrobacter sp. MMS18-M83 DNA contains the following:
- a CDS encoding L,D-transpeptidase — protein MAWIVVVCLIAALSGTFAAVAPHAASAAIESEGSSGERSEAGAVLPVVKPATVVASPASGAKQVNPAAPVTIAVKDGTLDRVSLTSTKGKTIEGGLTPDGLSWTATTPLEFNTSYTFNYTVADSAGRATSKTQSFATVSTQNEADAAMYPLEGSKVGVAQPLQITFSEPVVNKAAVEKAIKVTSTSGQIGAFHWFSDTMVRYRPENFWAANSTVTVDLKLFGVDFGNGQIGNFNKTNSFKIGDKKVAVADAVAHTFTVSVNDQQVGQWPDTMGDTRFPSARGYLVLMEKYRVEHMDASTIGLKPGDPAYYGQLDVNYATRLTPSGEFIHQATDSAMPYIGVTNLSHGCIGLGPDGAKWVFDNMTTGDVVQVVNTEGDYANFDDGFGDWNIPWAQYAKR, from the coding sequence ATGGCCTGGATCGTGGTTGTCTGCCTCATTGCCGCCCTCAGCGGCACTTTCGCTGCCGTGGCGCCGCATGCGGCCAGCGCGGCGATCGAGTCCGAAGGATCATCCGGTGAACGCAGCGAGGCGGGTGCCGTGCTGCCCGTCGTGAAGCCCGCCACGGTGGTCGCATCACCTGCGAGCGGGGCCAAACAGGTAAACCCCGCCGCTCCCGTCACAATCGCCGTCAAGGACGGAACTCTGGACAGGGTCTCTTTGACGAGCACCAAGGGAAAGACCATTGAGGGCGGGTTGACCCCGGATGGCCTCAGCTGGACGGCCACCACGCCCCTCGAATTCAACACTTCATACACTTTCAACTACACCGTGGCGGATTCGGCTGGCCGCGCCACCTCGAAAACCCAGTCCTTCGCGACGGTTTCCACCCAGAACGAGGCCGACGCCGCGATGTACCCCCTGGAGGGGTCCAAAGTAGGCGTGGCGCAGCCGCTTCAGATCACCTTCAGTGAACCCGTGGTCAACAAGGCCGCTGTCGAGAAGGCCATCAAAGTCACGTCCACATCAGGCCAAATCGGGGCCTTCCATTGGTTTAGCGACACCATGGTGCGCTACCGCCCGGAGAACTTCTGGGCAGCGAACAGCACCGTGACAGTGGATCTCAAACTTTTCGGGGTGGACTTTGGTAACGGCCAGATCGGCAACTTCAACAAGACGAACTCCTTCAAAATCGGAGACAAGAAGGTTGCCGTTGCTGACGCGGTCGCCCACACCTTCACGGTCAGCGTCAACGATCAGCAGGTTGGCCAGTGGCCGGACACCATGGGCGACACCAGGTTCCCTTCCGCGCGCGGCTACCTGGTGCTCATGGAGAAGTACCGGGTGGAGCACATGGACGCCTCCACCATCGGTCTCAAGCCCGGGGATCCTGCCTATTACGGACAGCTTGATGTCAACTACGCCACGCGCCTGACGCCCAGCGGGGAGTTCATCCACCAGGCCACGGACTCAGCGATGCCTTACATCGGTGTCACAAACCTCTCGCATGGTTGCATCGGCCTGGGACCGGACGGGGCGAAATGGGTGTTCGACAACATGACAACCGGCGACGTCGTCCAAGTGGTCAACACCGAGGGCGATTACGCCAACTTCGACGACGGCTTTGGCGACTGGAACATCCCCTGGGCGCAGTACGCGAAACGATAG
- the ahcY gene encoding adenosylhomocysteinase: protein MTFDYKVADISLAEAGRHQIRLAEHEMPGLMSLRAEFGPSQPLKGARIAGSLHMTVQTAVLIETLTALGAEVRWASCNIFSTQDEAAAAVVVGKGTVGDPQGVPVFAWKGETLEEYWWTAEQILSWPGADSNPELGPNMILDDGGDATMLVHKGVEFEAAGAVPTATDNDPEEYALVLDVLRKSLAADPKKWTRIAAGIRGVSEETTTGVHRLYQLAEQGKLLFPAINVNDSVTKSKFDNKYGIRHSLPDGINRATDVLMGGKVAVVCGYGDVGKGAAEALRGQGSRVIVTEIDPICALQAAMDGYQVAKLESVLEQGDIFITTTGNKDVIMASDMLRMKNKAIVGNIGHFDNEIDMAGLAKLPGVQKVEIKPQVHEWVFPAADGRNERSIIVLSEGRLLNLGNATGHPSFVMSNSFANQTIAQIELWTKKDQPKGEREYSNEVYVLPKILDEKVARLHLGALGVELTELSKEQAEYLDLDVAGPYKPEHYRY from the coding sequence ATGACTTTCGACTACAAGGTTGCCGACATCTCCCTGGCCGAAGCCGGGCGCCACCAGATCCGCTTGGCCGAGCACGAAATGCCGGGCCTCATGTCGTTGCGCGCCGAGTTCGGTCCGAGCCAGCCGCTTAAGGGAGCCCGGATTGCCGGCTCCCTCCACATGACGGTGCAGACTGCGGTTCTCATCGAGACACTGACTGCCCTCGGCGCCGAGGTCCGCTGGGCCTCCTGCAACATCTTCTCCACGCAGGACGAGGCCGCTGCCGCCGTCGTGGTCGGCAAGGGGACAGTCGGGGATCCCCAAGGCGTTCCTGTGTTCGCCTGGAAAGGCGAGACCCTCGAGGAATACTGGTGGACCGCCGAGCAGATCCTCAGCTGGCCCGGCGCGGATTCGAACCCGGAGTTGGGCCCCAACATGATCCTCGACGACGGCGGCGACGCCACGATGCTGGTCCACAAAGGCGTCGAGTTCGAAGCCGCAGGTGCGGTGCCGACCGCTACGGATAACGACCCCGAAGAGTACGCACTCGTCCTCGATGTGCTGCGCAAGAGCCTCGCCGCCGACCCGAAGAAGTGGACCCGCATCGCTGCCGGCATCCGTGGCGTGAGCGAGGAAACCACCACGGGAGTGCACCGCCTCTACCAGCTCGCCGAACAGGGCAAACTCCTGTTCCCGGCCATCAATGTCAACGACTCCGTGACGAAGAGCAAATTCGACAACAAGTACGGCATCCGCCACTCGCTGCCGGACGGCATCAACCGTGCCACGGATGTCCTCATGGGCGGCAAGGTCGCCGTCGTTTGCGGCTACGGTGACGTCGGCAAAGGCGCCGCCGAGGCACTCCGCGGTCAGGGCTCACGCGTCATTGTGACCGAGATCGATCCTATCTGCGCACTCCAGGCAGCCATGGATGGCTACCAGGTGGCCAAACTTGAATCGGTGCTGGAACAGGGCGATATCTTCATCACCACCACGGGCAACAAAGACGTCATCATGGCCTCCGACATGCTCCGCATGAAGAACAAGGCGATCGTCGGGAACATCGGCCACTTCGACAACGAGATCGACATGGCCGGATTGGCAAAGCTTCCGGGTGTCCAGAAGGTCGAAATCAAGCCCCAGGTCCACGAATGGGTGTTCCCCGCAGCGGATGGCCGAAATGAGCGATCGATCATTGTGCTTTCAGAAGGCCGGCTCCTGAACCTGGGCAACGCGACCGGTCACCCGTCGTTCGTCATGAGCAACTCCTTCGCCAACCAGACGATCGCCCAGATCGAGCTGTGGACCAAGAAGGACCAGCCCAAAGGCGAGCGTGAATACTCGAACGAGGTTTACGTGCTGCCGAAGATCCTCGACGAGAAGGTCGCACGCCTCCACTTGGGTGCTTTGGGTGTGGAATTGACCGAACTCAGCAAGGAACAGGCTGAATACCTGGATCTTGACGTTGCCGGGCCGTACAAGCCCGAACACTACCGGTACTGA
- a CDS encoding Trm112 family protein: MPKVSPQLLSILRCPVTGSPLEQDGEELVSTAAAASGEKIRYAILDGIPLLLPPELLAAANAAASDQHDGPRHA, encoded by the coding sequence ATGCCAAAGGTCAGTCCTCAATTGTTGTCCATCCTGCGTTGCCCGGTCACCGGGTCCCCGCTGGAGCAGGACGGCGAGGAACTTGTCTCGACGGCGGCGGCCGCCTCGGGTGAAAAGATCCGCTACGCCATCCTGGACGGAATCCCCTTGCTGCTGCCTCCGGAGCTGCTGGCTGCCGCCAACGCCGCTGCTTCGGACCAGCACGACGGACCCCGCCACGCCTGA
- a CDS encoding DUF3499 domain-containing protein — protein sequence MGAIRQCSRSACRQSAVATLTYVYAESTAVLGPLATYAEPHSYDLCAQHAESLTVPRGWEVMRLAMPSSPPQPGPDDLLALANAVREAASAPAPAPEQRTARAPFDGPVPAEGTARRHLRILRDPS from the coding sequence GTGGGTGCAATTCGTCAGTGTTCCAGATCAGCTTGCCGCCAATCCGCGGTGGCCACTTTGACGTACGTCTATGCCGAATCGACGGCGGTACTGGGTCCATTGGCTACGTATGCCGAGCCCCATTCCTACGATCTGTGCGCGCAGCATGCGGAATCGCTGACGGTACCAAGGGGCTGGGAAGTCATGCGACTCGCCATGCCGTCCTCGCCGCCGCAGCCCGGGCCGGACGATCTCCTCGCCCTGGCCAATGCCGTGCGCGAAGCGGCCTCGGCGCCGGCGCCGGCGCCGGAACAGCGCACTGCCCGCGCTCCCTTTGATGGACCGGTCCCTGCCGAGGGAACAGCTAGGCGCCATCTGCGCATCCTGCGCGATCCTTCCTGA